Genomic segment of Bacteroidota bacterium:
ATATTTCTAAATGATGCTTTCATAAGATCGAACAAGACCCGCAGCGGTCTACATTCGGTGTTTCCAAATTCATTTTGTATCCGTACAGCAGTATCAAAACGCTACACTTTCACGCCATTAAAGGGTCCAATACAGCGATCCGGAAAAGACAAACGTTTTAAACCCTTCGTCACGGAGGAACTGCTGTCCGTCAAGAAATCTTACAGAGTAGCCGCCACTTCCACTCAAACTAAAGGAAAGATGCGGGTTAAATCGGTAAATAAGGTCTGACTCAAGCCGCATGGCAAATGCACCACGACGGTATGATACCAGGCCAGTTGTGGCACGTGTGCGCCAAAACCACTTGGTCCACACCTCATTTTCGTATTCGAGCCAGATATCGTACGCCTGATAGCCCATCGGGGAGAAATACGTTTCAAGCGTATGGCGATAATGAATGTTGTTAAAGGACAGGCCGAGATAGGTATTGCGCAGGACCCGGTAGCTGGCTTCGAGTCGAAGGTCTGTCCCTCTGTTATACTGAATGCGCGTCAAGGTACTGTCTGGTCGGCCATTGACGAGGTTCAGTGCAAGAGAAGCGCTCAGGCGCAGGGTCGAATCCGGCATAACGTTTACTGTTCGCGCCTTCACATCAAACTGGGTCAGGCGCAATCCAAACTCGCCCCCTGCAGGCGACCACAATTGTAGCGCAGCTTCTGTACTACGCGCGCCAATTGACGCCGTATACTTGTTCGGCACCTGCTTCAGGTAGCGCAAATCAGCAAACCCGACGGTACGGGCGCCAGAATAATCAAATACGCCAAACTGCAACCATAGCCGGTTGGTGTAGCCGGCATTAGCAGAGTAAACAGGCGGCGTTATATCAAAATAGCTGCCGGCCATCACCTGGTTGATGCGCGTCAGGGTATTGGTTGTACCAGGCAGCAGGCGGCGCGTGCCGTTCACAAAATGTGAGACAAGGCCGGCTGTGATCATAAATGGACGCGGCATTGCTGGCAAAGTAACCTGGGTAAGCAACCCCTGTCCCCAGTGCTCATAACTTGTGATGCTGCCTTTAGCGCGGATATATTGCGATACAGGCACAACAAGCCCTACAAAATCTGTGTCGATAGCCCGCTCCACGAGACTAATGCGTTGTATAAGCCGCTCTTCGAACTCAGCCTGAAGGCGAGAGTTTTCAGCCAACCGGTCCACGCGGGAAAGGTAAACGGAGTCGGCCTGCCGGTAACGCAATGATTCCAGATAGACCTGCTGGAGAAACTCGCGGGCTTCCGCATCACGGGGGTTTTTATCGATCACTTGCTCCAGTTCGCGAATGGCGCCGGCGTGATCCCCGAGGTAATACCGATTTCGGGCAACCTCTTTTGCGACAGAAAGGGTGTATCCTTTGCGCTGAATCGCTTCAAGAATACTGGCTGCTGTTTGAAAGTCCCCTGAAAGCGAATAAAGCTGCGCAAACTCTTGCATGTCTGAGCGTGTCCGGGTGCCTTTCATCTGGAAATACGACTCATACTGCGCGATGGCATTATCGTACTGCCCTTCAACGGCAAGGGCGCGCGCTTCACCAAGCGCATCAACTTCCCGATTAATTTCGTCCCGGCGGAGGGCCTGCTCAATTCTGCGATCGAGGTAGAGGAGCCGGCCGCGGTCTTGTGGCAAACCAAACGTAAATGCCCGCCGCAACAACATGTCAGCTTCTTGCGGATTGCCTTGCTGCAAATGCAATTCAGACAAATCAAGCAATACATCCACATCTTCCGGATATGATTCCAGATAATTATTCACCCGGACAAGCGCATCCGTGACCGGTGTATCACAGGCAAGCACAATACGCACGTAAAGCCGCAGGTATTGCACATTTTCAGGATTGTATTCCAGCAACGTCGAAGCTTCACCAAGCGCATCGCTGTACATGCCAATATCGAGTAACAGGCGGGCGTACTGATAGCGAACACCATCCAGTTCAGGGTGCAGGGTCAGCCAACGGCGGTACAATTCAACTGCGTCTTCCGGGCGCCTGGCAATCTGGAAAAACCCGATGAGCTGCGAAATTCTACTTTCGTTCTCCGGTTCTTCAGCAAGTTGTTTTTCCAGTTCAACAATGCGTTCCTGGATCCACGTATTCCGCCGGCTGTCGAGCATTTGCAACCGGTGCATGTATCCTGCATCCTGCGTATCGATGTGTTCGGGGACCAGGAGCGTACGGTAAGCTTCTTCGATCCGATCTTTTTCAAGGTACTCATCTACCAGCGCATACCGCACGAGCAGGTTGTCGGGCTGGTGGGCCAGTAAATACCGGTATCGGTCGATGGGATAGACAGGCGAATTACCTGTCGCGCGTACAAGCGCTACATCAATTTGCGAGAAAAGCTCAAGCCAGCGCTGCGTGCCGTCGTGCCGCTCAGCAAGCAACATCAGTTGTTCATGGGCCGAATAATACCGGTTGTAACTGAGCAAGTCGTAAATAAAGCGATACCGGCGCTCATCAAGTTGCGGATAGTCTGCCGGGTCAGCTACAGAAGCGGGCGGCGGGTTTTCCAGCCGTTGCTCCAGGGTTTCACTCGCAGTTGCCTCAGCAAGCCCTTGCTGAGAGAGTGCGTGGTCCGGATTTAACTTGAGGGCTTGTCCAAACGCTTCTCGCGCAGCATCAAAATTGCCCTGCCACATGCGGAAATAGCCGAGCCGCATGTACAGTTCATGGTCGGTAGGATAAATGGCGAGGTACTTTTCGGCTGCGGCTACTCCCCGTGCCTCATCACCCGGGTAACCGGCAATTGCAATGAGGTATCGCTGGATGGTATCTGGCGACCCCTGCATGTGCTGCAGAAACCGCTCATACTGCCCAACGGCCTCGCGAAAGCGGCTGTTGTCGTACAACATGTCGGCGTATTGCCGGCGCGCCTGAAAGTCGTTGGGCGAACGTTCGAGGTGCGCATGTAATGCTTCCGGGCTATCAAAAGAAGCTACGCCGTCCACTTGCTGAACGGGCACCTGCGCCATTGCAGATTGTGCAGAAACAATCCACAGTAAAATCAAACCAGCAACAACCATAGCGGACATCACAACGGCAATCTTGCTGTCGGCGGATGGTGATATGTAATCAGTGCGCTGCATCAGGTGTAAATTCTCAACAGTTAGGCGGATCTGATACGCCAGCTATCATGCTATCCAAAAGCCATGCCGCACACAGGGGCCGCAAGTCGCTTTCAGCATTGGGGGCGCAATAAAGGTGGAAATGTGTCCTGTTAGTTGCCTTCGAGGGCATATGCGAGGAAATCTTCCGGATTTTCAAAAGGTTCGCCGTTAGGCACAACGACAGCCGATACAACATGCGGCAGTTGATCAGCCACCGACGGGTATTTTTCTCTGAGCTGGTCTTGAATTGATTCAAAAAACTCCTGAACGTTGTCTCCTTTTTTGTTAGGCAGAAAAGCGATGATGCGGCCCCGGGCCATATCGACCAGAATATCTTCCGGGTGGACAACAATCTGCTCAATGGCAGGGAGCAACATATCGAGTCCAATGGTGCCATCAGGCGTGGACTGTTCTGCCTCCATGCGGAGCGCTACGAGAAGGAAAGGTTTGTATTTTTTACTGGCCCGTTGTTTAAACGATTTCTTAAGCTTTGCAAAAAAAGCTGCGTGTGAATTTTCCAGCGCGCGCAAAGAATCTACG
This window contains:
- a CDS encoding tetratricopeptide repeat protein, with product MQRTDYISPSADSKIAVVMSAMVVAGLILLWIVSAQSAMAQVPVQQVDGVASFDSPEALHAHLERSPNDFQARRQYADMLYDNSRFREAVGQYERFLQHMQGSPDTIQRYLIAIAGYPGDEARGVAAAEKYLAIYPTDHELYMRLGYFRMWQGNFDAAREAFGQALKLNPDHALSQQGLAEATASETLEQRLENPPPASVADPADYPQLDERRYRFIYDLLSYNRYYSAHEQLMLLAERHDGTQRWLELFSQIDVALVRATGNSPVYPIDRYRYLLAHQPDNLLVRYALVDEYLEKDRIEEAYRTLLVPEHIDTQDAGYMHRLQMLDSRRNTWIQERIVELEKQLAEEPENESRISQLIGFFQIARRPEDAVELYRRWLTLHPELDGVRYQYARLLLDIGMYSDALGEASTLLEYNPENVQYLRLYVRIVLACDTPVTDALVRVNNYLESYPEDVDVLLDLSELHLQQGNPQEADMLLRRAFTFGLPQDRGRLLYLDRRIEQALRRDEINREVDALGEARALAVEGQYDNAIAQYESYFQMKGTRTRSDMQEFAQLYSLSGDFQTAASILEAIQRKGYTLSVAKEVARNRYYLGDHAGAIRELEQVIDKNPRDAEAREFLQQVYLESLRYRQADSVYLSRVDRLAENSRLQAEFEERLIQRISLVERAIDTDFVGLVVPVSQYIRAKGSITSYEHWGQGLLTQVTLPAMPRPFMITAGLVSHFVNGTRRLLPGTTNTLTRINQVMAGSYFDITPPVYSANAGYTNRLWLQFGVFDYSGARTVGFADLRYLKQVPNKYTASIGARSTEAALQLWSPAGGEFGLRLTQFDVKARTVNVMPDSTLRLSASLALNLVNGRPDSTLTRIQYNRGTDLRLEASYRVLRNTYLGLSFNNIHYRHTLETYFSPMGYQAYDIWLEYENEVWTKWFWRTRATTGLVSYRRGAFAMRLESDLIYRFNPHLSFSLSGSGGYSVRFLDGQQFLRDEGFKTFVFSGSLYWTL